The Pseudocalidococcus azoricus BACA0444 genome segment TGCTGTGGAAGTATGGCCTGGTTTCCATTGAGCAACTGGATCAAATTTTTGATTGGATGGAGACGAGTTAATTCTTAGAATTCCTAGGAACAGACTATAACGTTACTCATTTAGGCTGAGATCGGGACAAGTCAGACAATGCTTTCTGGGCAATCTTTTCCACATTTCTACTCGCTCAGAACAGCCTGCCTAACCCCATAGATCAAGGTCAATCTAAGCTCTCAGCATCAACAGCTAAGGCTGCCTAAGGTTCCGCCTCCAGCCAACTCATTAAGTTCATTAAGCTAACTAAGCCCCCACCGCCTCCTTGGCCGCGTAAAGCACTTCCACATTGATATGACTAATATTTCGCTCACGGGCAAATTTTTCGGTGTTGCGTTTCACCTTGCCGCGCACAAAGCCCGGAATTTTATTCAGTTCTGCCAGGCCATCGCTAGTCCAATTGAGATCCGAATCGGCTGAGATGCCCTTGTGAATCACTTCCTTGGTGTCGTGGCCGCCAAAGATTTCCAAGAGATGATCTTCCATCCCCAAGGTAAAGGAGTTGTAGATTAAATCCACAATCTGATTACTGCCTTCGTAGCCGAGGAAAGGTTTGTAGCCAATCGGGAAGTTTTGAATGTGAATCGGGGCGGCAATCACACCACAGGGGGTATCCAACCGTTTACCAACATGACGTTCCATCTGGGTGCCAAAAATCGCCGCCGGTTCAACCCGGGCAATGGCATCTCCAATCGCCCCATGATCATCGGTAATAATCACTTCATCACAAAAGTCTTGCACCTGTTCCCGGAACCAATCCCCATCGTATTTGCAATAGGTTCCGGCCCAGACCACGTGAATGCCCATTTCCCGACTGAGGATTTTTGTAATCGCCGCGGCGTGGGTGTTATCACCAAAGACAACTGCCTTTTTACCGGTTAAGTTCTGACAGTCAATGGAGCGGGAAAACCAAGCGGCCTGGGAAACATGGAGAGTTTGGGACTGGATAAAGTCTTCGTAGTTAACGGTGGCTCCCTGCTGGTTGAGGAGGGTTTGAATTTGGCGAATACAGCGGGCCGTTTCCACCACCCCCATCGGCGTAATATCCACAAAGGGCTGATTAAATTCCTGTTCTAAATAGCGGGCTGCCAAGGGGCCAATTTCCCGATAAGGAACCAAGTTAAACCAGGCCTGGGGGAGAGTTTTGATGTCATTGACCGAAGCTCCATCCGGGATCACCGCGTTGATGGTAATCCCCAAGTCGGCCATCAGTTTCCGTAATTCCCGGACATCGTGCTGATTATGAAACCCAAGGGTAGTTGGCCCGAGGATATTCACGGAGGGTTCAGGGGTTTTGGCTGTAACGAGATCGCCATTTTTGCGGGCTTTGGCAATATAGAACTGAATAATTTGTTCCAGCGTCCGATCCGCGGCCTGGAGTTCATTGACCCGGTAGTGATTGACATCAGCCAAAATGACATCGGAGACCGTAGTTTGGGAGGCCCGCTCGACAAAATTCTCTAAATCTTCCTGGAGGATGCTGGAGGTGCAGGTGGGGGTGAGGACAATTAAATCGGGGTGTTCTTCGCTATCTTTACGGGTGATGTTATCCACAACTTTTTCTTGGGAACCGCGGGAGAGGACATGGCGATCCACAACGCTGGTGGTGACTGGGGTAAAGTTTCGCTCCCGTTCCAGCATCGAGCGCATGACGTTGAAATAATCATCACCAATGGGGGCGTGCATAATTCCGTGAACATTTTTGAAGGAACTCGCCACCCGCAATGTCCCAATATGGGCTGGGCCTGCATACATCCAATACGCCAACTTCATCGCTGATGTCTCGCTTGCGATTAAACTACTTAAAACCATAACGGCTTTCGGGAATCAGACTGTCTCTCCTGCCGCGCCATGCAACAATACTTGATGATTGGCAATATCCCGTTACTTCGTGATTTGGGGGTTAATTTGGAGGGTAACCGGGGGGCGTGATGACAATAGTTTGGGTCTGCCAAGCTAACACAATCCCATCTACCAAAAGTTTGTAAAACTATGGCTAGGGTGACATGGATGATCAAGATCAATGGTTAGCTCTGAATATTGGGAATACTCATTATTATTGGGCCAGATTTCAAGGACAAAAGCTGATTAAAAGCTGGAAACAGCCCTATCCTATTACTGCTAGTTTTCAACAGTCCTACTTGCCAAATAGTGAACATCTTGCAGAATTTGAGTCATTGCCTTGGTTATGGTTAGCCAGTGTTGTGCCCCAAGAAACAGAAAAATGGTTAAATTATTCCCACTTAAAGTTGTTAAATCTCTCTGACGTTCCCCTTGCAAACTGTTATCCCAGCTTGGGAATTGATCGAGCCTTGGGGGCCTGGGGTGCGGGAGTCAAGTATGGCTGGCCGATTTTACTCATTGATGGCGGCACGGCTTTAACCCTGACGGGAGTAGATGCCCAGCGACAATTTCAGGGGGGAGTTATCTTACCAGGCCTGGGCTTAATGACCCAATCCTTAGCAACCCAAACAGCGGCCTTAAGGAATTTGAATTTTGATTGGCAAACCCTTCCTCCCTTGTGGGGAAATGATACTCCCAGTGCGATCCAATCTGGAATTTTCTGGACTGTTTTAGGAGGTTTAGATTTGTTTATTCAAGATTGGCTAAAAACATATCCAACCAGTCAGATTATCTTCACAGGGGGGGATGGAGAATTCTTAAAATCCGGGTTATTGAAATGGCAACCCCAGTATCTTGATTTACCCTGTCACCTGGATCCCAATGTGATTTTTTTAGGCATAGCGGCAATTCGCCAGAAAAATAGATATTAAAGTTAACAGTCTTGATTTATTGCTTAATTTAATCCTGACCCGGCCTGTGTGATCAAACTTAACCGGATTATCAGTCTTTGAGCACTAGGATTTGATTTGGAATTTCTAACTGAATTGCAGGGCCTAAATTCCCACAGATTGCACTGATAGCCATCCCCTTCGCTCCAGATGGGGAAAACCGCCATGATCGATTTTTTGACCCTCGCCATATAGCATAGAAACAGGATTTATTGATCACCTAATCCGCCTTGACCTAATTCTTGGTTGTGCTTTTCGATGGCATTGCAGCTATATAACACGCTCACGCGGCAACTTCAGCCCTTCCACTCCCTCCAACCCGGCCGGGTAACGATCTATGCCTGTGGAGTGACTGTTTATGATTACTGCCATTTGGGTCATGCCCGCTCCTACCTGGCCTGGGATATTCTCCGGCGATATTTAGAGTTCTTAGGCTATGGCGTTACCTATGTGCAAAACTTTACCGATATTGATGACAAAATTATCAAACGGGCCCAACAAGAACAAACAACGGTGACTGAAATTGTCCAGCGATATATCCAGGCCTACCACACCGACATGGCCCGCCTCAATATTCGCCCCGCCGATCACTATCCCCAGGCCACTGCGGTCATGCCGAAAATTATTGAGTTAATTCAGGAGCTTGTGGCCCAAGGTTATGCCTATCCAGTCCAGGGGGATGTCTATTATGCAGTCGAGAAATTTCCCAGCTATGGCCAACTCTCCGGGCGGCATCTAGAACAAATGAGTGCGGGGGCCAGTGGGCGGGTTGATGAGATGGAGCAAAAAAAACACCACCCCTTAGATTTTGCCCTGTGGAAAGCCGCCAAACCCGAAGAAATGACGGTCTATGACCCTTGGGATTCTCCTTGGGGACTGGGGCGGCCAGGGTGGCACATTGAATGTTCGGCGATGGTGCATCAGGCCTTTGGTGGCACGATTGATATTCATGCCGGCGGGATGGACTTGATTTTCCCCCACCACGAAAATGAAATTGCCCAATCGGAAGCAGCGACTCAGGCCCGGTTGGCTAATTACTGGCTCCATAACGGCTTTGTGACGATCAACACCGAGAAAATGTCTAAATCTCTGGGGAACTTCACTACGATCCGCTCTCTGCTGGACTCTGGCATTGATCCGATGGCTGTGCGGTTGTTAATGCTCCAGGCTCAGTATCGCAAACCCCTAGATTTCACCCCCCTGGCCCTAAAAGCGGCTACCCACGGCTGGCAAACCTTAAAAGAGGGCCTGGAATTTGGCTGGATCCATGCGGATTTATTGGCCGATTTAGACCCGTTACCCATTGACCCTCAGCACCAAGCCGCATTCCAGGCCAGTATGGATGATGACCTGAACACTCCGGCGGCCCTGGCCATCTTGTTTGATTTAGCTAAAAATCTCCAAGGCCAACATAACCAAATTCGCCACACCGGCTCCAGCGATCAACCCCTTACCCACCTTTGGCAACAATGGCACAGCCTAGTGAAATTAGCGGCAATCCTGGGCCTGGAGGTAACCCCCAACAGTGCCGAACCTGAACCAGAGCCAATAATCACTGATGCCGAAATTGAAACCCTGATTCATCAACGCCAACAAGCCAAACAAGGTCGGAATTTTGCTGAGTCGGATCGGATTCGGGACTACTTGGCCACCTTAGGAATTAAATTAATTGATCAAAAAGGCGGGGAAACCCGTTGGCTCCGTTCATAGTTGGGGTGGGTTTTAGGGGCATTGGGAATAAACGTTAGGATGAATAGGTAGAGTCTCCTGCCTAATCGAGAATATTGCTATTTATCACCCTGCTCGAAATCTACCTTGAAAAAGCTTGCTCAACCGGCTGCCATTTATACCGATAATGTCTTTGATCGGCTGGCCCTTGGTTTAATCAACCGTAAAATTGCCCAGGCCTTGGGTCTTACTCCACCTCCCCCGACCTATGCTAACTTTGTCTGGTTATCCCAACAGGTGATGCAGGGACGGACGGCCCAGGAACAACAAGCTCTGATTGCCAAAGTTCTTGCCTCTGTCATTCCCCGTTGGGTACTTGGGGGGATTCGGACAATATTCTCGCCAGCCCCACTCGTCTGTGAACTCAATGCCTGGTTTGCGACCCGTCTCTTTCAATGGCTGGTTGGCCCCTGTGAATGGCAAGCGACCCTTGTGGCTGGGCCGGATCAGGCATTTCGTTGGCAAAGAAGCCGCGTCCAAATTAAGAAATGTCGCTATCTCGAAGAAAGTGGCTGTGTGGGGATGTGTGTGAATCTGTGTAAATTGCCGACCCAAAAATTTTTTACAGAACAGTTTGGGATTCCCCTGACGATGAGCCCAGATTTTGAGGATTTAAGTTGTGCCATGGTCTTTGGTCAGATGCCCCTCCCTTTTAATGAGGAAGAAGCCGCCCAGCAGCCCTGTCTTCACAGCGATCCCAAGCAAGCTCCCTTACCCTGTCCAAAGTTATAGATTGTTCTATTTAGCAAATACTTTTGCTGTCGAAATTTAGACCTAACGATCCACAGACCCCATAATCACATCAATACTGCCCAAAATAGCGACAATATCTGCAACCTTGGTTCCTTTGACGAGTTGGGGCAAAACCTGTAAATTATTGAAATCGGGCGGACGAATCTTCCAGCGCCATGGGAAGACATTATCATCGCCAATCAAATAAATCCCTAGCTCCCCTTTGCCCGATTCAACCCGGACATAATGCTCACCTTTGGGGATTTTGAAGGTAGGAGCCAGCTTCTTACCCATGTATTGATAGTCAAAGCCATTCCATTCCGATTTTGCCCCTTCCACCATCCGTTTGGCTTCGAGGTTTTCGTAGGGGCCGCCAGGAAGTCCTTTGAGGGCCTGGAGAATGATTTTGGTGGATTCCCGCATTTCCCGGATCCGCACTAGGTAACGGGCAATACAATCCCCATCCGGTTCTGTGACAACCTCCCAATCAAAGTCGTCATAGCATT includes the following:
- the bchB gene encoding ferredoxin:protochlorophyllide reductase (ATP-dependent) subunit B, coding for MKLAYWMYAGPAHIGTLRVASSFKNVHGIMHAPIGDDYFNVMRSMLERERNFTPVTTSVVDRHVLSRGSQEKVVDNITRKDSEEHPDLIVLTPTCTSSILQEDLENFVERASQTTVSDVILADVNHYRVNELQAADRTLEQIIQFYIAKARKNGDLVTAKTPEPSVNILGPTTLGFHNQHDVRELRKLMADLGITINAVIPDGASVNDIKTLPQAWFNLVPYREIGPLAARYLEQEFNQPFVDITPMGVVETARCIRQIQTLLNQQGATVNYEDFIQSQTLHVSQAAWFSRSIDCQNLTGKKAVVFGDNTHAAAITKILSREMGIHVVWAGTYCKYDGDWFREQVQDFCDEVIITDDHGAIGDAIARVEPAAIFGTQMERHVGKRLDTPCGVIAAPIHIQNFPIGYKPFLGYEGSNQIVDLIYNSFTLGMEDHLLEIFGGHDTKEVIHKGISADSDLNWTSDGLAELNKIPGFVRGKVKRNTEKFARERNISHINVEVLYAAKEAVGA
- a CDS encoding pantothenate kinase, with protein sequence MDDQDQWLALNIGNTHYYWARFQGQKLIKSWKQPYPITASFQQSYLPNSEHLAEFESLPWLWLASVVPQETEKWLNYSHLKLLNLSDVPLANCYPSLGIDRALGAWGAGVKYGWPILLIDGGTALTLTGVDAQRQFQGGVILPGLGLMTQSLATQTAALRNLNFDWQTLPPLWGNDTPSAIQSGIFWTVLGGLDLFIQDWLKTYPTSQIIFTGGDGEFLKSGLLKWQPQYLDLPCHLDPNVIFLGIAAIRQKNRY
- the cysS gene encoding cysteine--tRNA ligase; this encodes MALQLYNTLTRQLQPFHSLQPGRVTIYACGVTVYDYCHLGHARSYLAWDILRRYLEFLGYGVTYVQNFTDIDDKIIKRAQQEQTTVTEIVQRYIQAYHTDMARLNIRPADHYPQATAVMPKIIELIQELVAQGYAYPVQGDVYYAVEKFPSYGQLSGRHLEQMSAGASGRVDEMEQKKHHPLDFALWKAAKPEEMTVYDPWDSPWGLGRPGWHIECSAMVHQAFGGTIDIHAGGMDLIFPHHENEIAQSEAATQARLANYWLHNGFVTINTEKMSKSLGNFTTIRSLLDSGIDPMAVRLLMLQAQYRKPLDFTPLALKAATHGWQTLKEGLEFGWIHADLLADLDPLPIDPQHQAAFQASMDDDLNTPAALAILFDLAKNLQGQHNQIRHTGSSDQPLTHLWQQWHSLVKLAAILGLEVTPNSAEPEPEPIITDAEIETLIHQRQQAKQGRNFAESDRIRDYLATLGIKLIDQKGGETRWLRS
- a CDS encoding DUF4033 domain-containing protein; its protein translation is MKKLAQPAAIYTDNVFDRLALGLINRKIAQALGLTPPPPTYANFVWLSQQVMQGRTAQEQQALIAKVLASVIPRWVLGGIRTIFSPAPLVCELNAWFATRLFQWLVGPCEWQATLVAGPDQAFRWQRSRVQIKKCRYLEESGCVGMCVNLCKLPTQKFFTEQFGIPLTMSPDFEDLSCAMVFGQMPLPFNEEEAAQQPCLHSDPKQAPLPCPKL